From Xyrauchen texanus isolate HMW12.3.18 chromosome 9, RBS_HiC_50CHRs, whole genome shotgun sequence, the proteins below share one genomic window:
- the LOC127649790 gene encoding uncharacterized protein LOC127649790 isoform X1 yields MNILGQSHHSRRSKHSGTKVNWEKMMPEIQSAIANSTRPNPAARRAMVRELVDQMRVHNTNPNRGICLKVVNNIIQKYTTCFGEVADDENTAGASLVQQVKTRIEDVNRNNTLAQLRKNKNSNRQARTNGRGPVDQYGCVRWAPQELPSGETDETLQEMKTQMQQLYAQEGMSGVERGALQRWLQRTYILQRCDLNADPPHSVSEIKDDWPFLFSLKGLFSHFSELTGIPIQEKLPAAIDNRSQNIIEYFEQQKTPGVGKVLEAYNEESGNKAICTIMCLLAHFKEGDGIFLTADPSATAADIERAVTLPSTPRLVVPGEILRGADTWIMSMEGACVMGPHSNLLHGLATVFAAYYVFNLQYPAEAASTLEFIQR; encoded by the exons ATGAACATTCTGGGACAAAGCCATCATTCAAGAAGAAGCAAACATTCTGGGACGAAG GTTAACTGGGAGAAGATGATGCCAGAGATCCAGTCTGCCATTGCAAATTCTACTAGACCGAATCCTGCTGCCAGAAGAGCGATGGTCAGAGAGCTTGTCGATCAAATGAGGGTGCACAATACAAATCCAAATAGAGGGATCTGTTTGAAAGTTGTAAACAATATAATACAGAAGTACACCACATGTTTTGGGGAAGTGGCTGATGATGAAAATACAGCTGGGGCATCGCTCGTCCAGCAAGTAAAAACCAGAATCGAGGACGTCAACCGAAACAACACATTGGCACAGTTAAGGAAGAATAAGAACAGCAATCGCCAGGCGAGGACAAATGGAAGAGGTCCTGTTGATCAATATGGATGTGTCCGATGGGCACCTCAAGAACTCCCCTCAGGGGAGACTGATGAAACCCTACAAGAGATGAAGACTCAGATGCAGCAGCTATATGCCCAG GAAGGAATGTCAGGCGTGGAGAGAGGAGCGCTTCAGAGATGGCTTCAGAGAACCTACATTCTCCAGCGTTGTGATCTCAATGCTGACCCTCCACACAGCGTCTCAGAAATTAAGGATGACTGGCCCTTTCTCTTCTCCTTGAAGGGCCTGTTCTCGCATTTCAGTGAGCTGACCGGAATTCCTATCCAGGAGAAGCTGCCAGCTGCCATAGACAACAGGAGTCAGAACATCATAGAGTACTTCGAACAGCAGAAGACACCAGGAGTGGGGAAGGTTCTGGAAGCCTACAATGAAGAGAGTGGCAACAAAGCTATCTGCACCATCATGTGCCTGCTTGCTCACTTCAAGGAGGGGGATGGTATCTTCCTTACGGCTGAT CCCTCTGCCACGGCTGCCGATATTGAGAGAGCTGTCACCCTGCCAAGCACACCTCGATTAGTTGTACCAG GAGAGATACTGCGCGGCGCAGACACATGGATTATGTCCATGGAAGGAGCATGTGTGATGGGGCCCCACAGCAACCTCCTGCATGGATTGGCAACAGTCTTCGCTGCTTACTATGTCTTCAATTTGCAATATCCGGCAGAAGCCGCAAGCACACTTGAATTCATTCAGAGATGA
- the LOC127649790 gene encoding uncharacterized protein LOC127649790 isoform X2, translating to MMPEIQSAIANSTRPNPAARRAMVRELVDQMRVHNTNPNRGICLKVVNNIIQKYTTCFGEVADDENTAGASLVQQVKTRIEDVNRNNTLAQLRKNKNSNRQARTNGRGPVDQYGCVRWAPQELPSGETDETLQEMKTQMQQLYAQEGMSGVERGALQRWLQRTYILQRCDLNADPPHSVSEIKDDWPFLFSLKGLFSHFSELTGIPIQEKLPAAIDNRSQNIIEYFEQQKTPGVGKVLEAYNEESGNKAICTIMCLLAHFKEGDGIFLTADPSATAADIERAVTLPSTPRLVVPGEILRGADTWIMSMEGACVMGPHSNLLHGLATVFAAYYVFNLQYPAEAASTLEFIQR from the exons ATGATGCCAGAGATCCAGTCTGCCATTGCAAATTCTACTAGACCGAATCCTGCTGCCAGAAGAGCGATGGTCAGAGAGCTTGTCGATCAAATGAGGGTGCACAATACAAATCCAAATAGAGGGATCTGTTTGAAAGTTGTAAACAATATAATACAGAAGTACACCACATGTTTTGGGGAAGTGGCTGATGATGAAAATACAGCTGGGGCATCGCTCGTCCAGCAAGTAAAAACCAGAATCGAGGACGTCAACCGAAACAACACATTGGCACAGTTAAGGAAGAATAAGAACAGCAATCGCCAGGCGAGGACAAATGGAAGAGGTCCTGTTGATCAATATGGATGTGTCCGATGGGCACCTCAAGAACTCCCCTCAGGGGAGACTGATGAAACCCTACAAGAGATGAAGACTCAGATGCAGCAGCTATATGCCCAG GAAGGAATGTCAGGCGTGGAGAGAGGAGCGCTTCAGAGATGGCTTCAGAGAACCTACATTCTCCAGCGTTGTGATCTCAATGCTGACCCTCCACACAGCGTCTCAGAAATTAAGGATGACTGGCCCTTTCTCTTCTCCTTGAAGGGCCTGTTCTCGCATTTCAGTGAGCTGACCGGAATTCCTATCCAGGAGAAGCTGCCAGCTGCCATAGACAACAGGAGTCAGAACATCATAGAGTACTTCGAACAGCAGAAGACACCAGGAGTGGGGAAGGTTCTGGAAGCCTACAATGAAGAGAGTGGCAACAAAGCTATCTGCACCATCATGTGCCTGCTTGCTCACTTCAAGGAGGGGGATGGTATCTTCCTTACGGCTGAT CCCTCTGCCACGGCTGCCGATATTGAGAGAGCTGTCACCCTGCCAAGCACACCTCGATTAGTTGTACCAG GAGAGATACTGCGCGGCGCAGACACATGGATTATGTCCATGGAAGGAGCATGTGTGATGGGGCCCCACAGCAACCTCCTGCATGGATTGGCAACAGTCTTCGCTGCTTACTATGTCTTCAATTTGCAATATCCGGCAGAAGCCGCAAGCACACTTGAATTCATTCAGAGATGA